A region from the Patescibacteria group bacterium genome encodes:
- a CDS encoding VanW family protein, with amino-acid sequence MGQILVSLSLLGLTLATPLEATSAGFFNAVEEIYSEPLAKKTLDLTNRYPEKSVNEVFADNILLNLHYLKGDAQNKPDWEKVRQPFETSFVLKPNEAFAFHEDILPEFKGKIVKTTGAHFNWEDGFKSDGFLVGDGVCHLATLINWVAQEARLKVIAPSNHDFLPVPGVPREFGTAIFWLPQSGWKSQNQNLYIENAFNFPVKFTFKADSQKVEVAITKIQ; translated from the coding sequence ATGGGACAAATCTTGGTTTCTTTATCACTTTTAGGCTTAACGCTTGCAACACCGCTTGAGGCTACATCAGCGGGTTTTTTCAACGCGGTTGAAGAGATTTATAGTGAGCCCCTGGCGAAAAAGACCTTGGATTTAACAAATCGCTATCCGGAAAAAAGCGTTAACGAGGTTTTTGCCGACAATATTTTACTTAATTTGCATTATCTTAAGGGCGATGCCCAAAATAAGCCTGACTGGGAAAAAGTCAGACAACCTTTTGAGACCTCTTTTGTTTTGAAACCGAACGAGGCTTTTGCCTTTCATGAGGATATTTTGCCGGAATTTAAGGGCAAAATTGTCAAAACGACCGGCGCTCATTTTAACTGGGAAGACGGTTTTAAAAGCGACGGCTTTCTGGTTGGCGACGGCGTTTGTCATTTGGCAACCTTAATTAACTGGGTGGCTCAAGAAGCCCGTTTAAAAGTTATAGCTCCTTCTAATCATGATTTTTTGCCGGTTCCTGGAGTGCCCAGGGAATTCGGGACGGCGATTTTTTGGCTGCCCCAAAGCGGCTGGAAAAGTCAAAATCAAAATTTATACATTGAGAATGCTTTTAACTTTCCGGTTAAATTTACCTTTAAAGCCGATAGCCAAAAAGTAGAAGTGGCGATTACAAAGATTCAGTAA
- a CDS encoding prolyl oligopeptidase family serine peptidase, with protein MKKLIFLPILFLFVTAGFVYSQTTSAKKNLPVVSPLSDKPKEPGLLEKYAFENLQKRLFIGSQIEIGRVLEKKEKYTSYVFFYQSDGKKISGQLNLPKGEGKFPVVLMLRGYVDDKIYTTGMGTKKPAAFFAENGFITLAPDFLGFGYSDTTYPDILEDRFYRPVAVLDLFASVKTLNQAKADKIFLWGHSNGGQIAISVLEISQKMIPTVLWAPVTKGFPESVTTYMDQLDDLGLKVKQRLDFFVKDYNPQKFSTTTYLADIKAPIQVHQGTGDEYIEVGWTEDFVQRLKNLGKPVTYFTYQGDNHNLSINWDQVTARDLEFFKKNLKE; from the coding sequence ATGAAAAAATTAATCTTTTTACCGATCCTTTTTCTTTTCGTCACTGCCGGTTTTGTTTATTCGCAAACGACCTCGGCTAAAAAGAATCTGCCGGTGGTTTCTCCTTTATCCGACAAACCCAAAGAACCTGGCCTTTTGGAAAAATACGCCTTTGAAAATTTGCAAAAAAGACTTTTTATCGGTAGTCAAATCGAGATCGGCCGGGTTTTGGAGAAAAAGGAAAAATATACAAGTTATGTCTTTTTTTACCAATCCGACGGCAAAAAGATCAGTGGTCAGTTAAATTTGCCCAAAGGCGAGGGTAAATTTCCGGTTGTTCTTATGTTGCGCGGGTATGTTGACGATAAAATTTACACAACCGGCATGGGGACGAAAAAACCGGCGGCTTTTTTTGCCGAAAACGGATTTATAACTTTGGCGCCCGATTTTTTAGGTTTCGGTTATTCGGATACGACTTACCCCGATATTTTGGAAGACCGGTTTTACCGGCCGGTTGCTGTTTTGGATCTTTTCGCTTCAGTTAAGACGCTTAATCAGGCCAAAGCCGATAAAATTTTCCTCTGGGGACATTCCAACGGCGGTCAAATTGCCATCTCGGTTTTGGAAATAAGTCAAAAAATGATCCCGACGGTTCTTTGGGCACCGGTAACTAAGGGTTTTCCCGAGTCCGTGACGACCTACATGGATCAACTTGACGATTTGGGTTTAAAAGTCAAACAAAGATTAGACTTTTTTGTTAAAGATTATAATCCGCAAAAATTTTCTACGACTACTTATTTGGCCGATATTAAAGCGCCAATACAGGTTCACCAGGGGACAGGGGACGAATATATTGAAGTGGGTTGGACCGAAGATTTTGTCCAAAGACTGAAAAATTTGGGGAAACCGGTGACTTATTTTACTTATCAGGGCGATAATC
- a CDS encoding B12-binding domain-containing radical SAM protein: protein MVKVLFGSPPLSTYGKNKMKILLVYPQAKIWNMPKQIPLGLASIGAVLLRAGHEVTVCDTAIEPPQSLKSLLKKNKFDLVGLSATTPLVKNAWELSLQIKKYSRALIVLGGPHPSAMPDESLKQKGIDMVVRGEGEEAILEIISMLNGQRKKENIFGLSFKNKGKIVHNPTRPLKKNLDDLPFPAYNLFQIEKYSVTQPLRDRQTDKDRAFYIMTSRGCPYGCVYCFKGICGRTWRPKSAEKVAEEWEYLIKDMGATEIGVQDDVFNLDRKRALRICDLLTKKGLNKVPWITNNGIRADKVDLVLLKKMKQAGCKRVAFGVESGLQKILDKIQKQLTLFQIEKAFKLAKIAGLETMGFFMFGNLDENAKTMEQTIKFALKLNPNIAHFSIATPFPGAPLYEEILKNGQLLNTDWDDFGILEGKGMFVLGEVNPELVSQKWREAYRKFYLRPSRIFQEVKRLDNWLNLKLLYNAGKRYFLPSLKV from the coding sequence ATGGTTAAAGTTCTTTTTGGCTCACCACCATTATCTACTTATGGAAAAAACAAGATGAAAATTCTTTTAGTCTATCCTCAAGCCAAAATCTGGAATATGCCTAAACAAATTCCTCTGGGACTAGCCTCCATTGGCGCGGTTTTATTAAGAGCGGGACATGAAGTTACGGTTTGCGATACGGCGATTGAACCGCCACAATCTTTAAAATCCCTTCTCAAAAAAAATAAATTTGACCTCGTTGGTCTTTCGGCAACAACGCCTTTGGTTAAAAACGCCTGGGAGTTATCCTTACAAATTAAGAAATATTCTCGGGCACTCATTGTTTTGGGCGGACCGCACCCCAGCGCAATGCCCGATGAATCCCTAAAACAAAAGGGAATTGATATGGTGGTAAGAGGTGAAGGGGAAGAAGCCATTTTGGAAATCATATCCATGCTTAACGGTCAAAGAAAAAAAGAAAATATTTTTGGTTTGTCTTTTAAAAATAAAGGGAAAATTGTTCATAATCCTACTCGGCCGCTTAAGAAAAATCTCGATGATTTGCCTTTTCCCGCATACAACCTTTTCCAAATTGAAAAATACAGCGTTACTCAGCCATTGCGCGACCGGCAAACCGATAAAGATAGAGCTTTTTACATCATGACCTCGCGGGGTTGTCCTTACGGATGCGTTTATTGTTTTAAGGGAATTTGCGGCCGTACGTGGAGACCAAAAAGCGCGGAAAAAGTCGCGGAGGAGTGGGAATATTTAATTAAAGATATGGGGGCAACGGAAATCGGCGTTCAGGACGATGTTTTTAATCTGGATCGCAAAAGAGCTCTTAGAATCTGTGATTTGTTAACTAAAAAAGGTTTAAATAAAGTGCCGTGGATTACCAATAACGGGATTAGGGCGGATAAAGTTGATCTGGTACTTCTCAAAAAAATGAAACAAGCGGGTTGCAAAAGAGTGGCTTTTGGGGTAGAGAGCGGGTTGCAAAAGATTTTGGATAAGATTCAAAAACAACTGACTCTTTTTCAAATTGAAAAGGCTTTTAAGTTGGCCAAGATTGCAGGACTTGAGACCATGGGTTTTTTTATGTTCGGGAATTTAGACGAAAACGCAAAAACCATGGAACAAACGATTAAATTTGCGCTTAAACTTAATCCAAATATAGCCCATTTTAGCATTGCGACTCCCTTTCCCGGAGCCCCGTTGTACGAAGAAATTTTAAAAAACGGTCAACTTTTAAATACGGATTGGGATGACTTTGGCATTTTGGAAGGAAAGGGGATGTTTGTTTTGGGAGAGGTAAATCCGGAGTTGGTTTCCCAAAAATGGCGCGAAGCCTACCGGAAGTTTTATTTAAGACCGAGCCGAATTTTTCAAGAAGTAAAACGCCTTGATAACTGGTTAAACCTTAAACTTCTCTATAATGCCGGCAAAAGATATTTTCTGCCAAGCCTCAAAGTTTGA